A region from the Halobacillus mangrovi genome encodes:
- a CDS encoding tRNA dihydrouridine synthase produces MKENFWHELPKPFFVLAPMEAVTDVVFRHVVAEAGRPDVFFTEFTNTESYCHPKGKDSVRGRLTFTEDEQPIVAHIWGDKPEYFRQMSIGMAEMGYRGIDINMGCPAQNVATKGKGCGLIRRPDVAAEIIQAAKAGGLPVSVKTRLGYTEVDEWHDWLRHLLEQDIVNLSIHLRTKKEMSNVDAHWELIPEIKKLRDEVAPDTLLTINGDIPDRQKGLELVEKYGVDGVMIGRGVFHNPFCFETEKKEHTSEELLDLLRLQLDLHDKYSEELEPRLFKPLRRFFKIYVRGFRGASELRNQLMNTHSTDEVRALLDEFMEKDGVKEEESFSVS; encoded by the coding sequence ATGAAAGAAAATTTTTGGCATGAGTTGCCGAAACCGTTTTTTGTTCTGGCACCGATGGAAGCCGTGACGGATGTCGTATTCCGCCATGTCGTGGCTGAAGCAGGCAGACCTGACGTGTTCTTTACAGAGTTTACGAATACGGAAAGCTACTGCCATCCGAAAGGAAAAGACAGCGTACGCGGGCGTCTGACGTTCACGGAAGATGAACAGCCGATCGTTGCCCATATTTGGGGAGATAAACCCGAATACTTCAGGCAAATGAGTATCGGTATGGCCGAAATGGGATATCGCGGTATAGATATCAATATGGGCTGCCCCGCGCAGAATGTCGCCACGAAAGGGAAAGGTTGCGGGCTGATCCGCCGTCCGGATGTCGCAGCGGAAATCATCCAGGCTGCCAAAGCGGGAGGACTGCCTGTAAGCGTAAAGACCCGTCTCGGTTACACGGAAGTGGACGAGTGGCACGACTGGCTGAGACACCTTCTGGAACAGGATATTGTCAATCTGTCCATCCACCTTCGTACGAAAAAGGAAATGAGTAACGTCGATGCTCACTGGGAGCTGATTCCGGAGATCAAGAAGCTTCGTGACGAAGTGGCCCCTGATACGCTTCTGACGATCAACGGAGATATTCCTGACCGTCAGAAGGGTCTAGAACTCGTGGAAAAATACGGCGTAGATGGCGTCATGATCGGACGCGGGGTCTTCCATAACCCGTTCTGCTTCGAAACAGAGAAGAAAGAGCATACGAGTGAAGAACTGCTTGATCTTCTTCGCCTGCAGCTCGATCTTCATGATAAGTATTCTGAAGAACTGGAGCCTCGTCTCTTCAAGCCGCTGCGCCGCTTTTTCAAGATTTACGTCCGCGGATTCCGTGGAGCGAGTGAGCTGAGAAATCAGCTGATGAACACACACTCCACCGATGAAGTGCGTGCGCTGCTTGATGAGTTTATGGAGAAAGATGGAGTGAAGGAAGAGGAAAGTTTTTCTGTTTCTTAA
- a CDS encoding RDD family protein — protein MQRLIAVGLELIVAGLIAALYTEWNDTGRGYEPNPIFWRAFISTHISFLLAIPLFANGRTLGMLLTNLTATSNNGKIPNFFQIILRAVFGFGPVILTNGLWYFVSIITGLIDKKGRGWGEFVSYTTVKRKDQNFD, from the coding sequence TTGCAACGACTCATTGCCGTCGGACTCGAACTCATTGTCGCCGGCTTGATTGCCGCCTTATACACAGAATGGAACGACACCGGCCGGGGATATGAGCCGAATCCGATTTTTTGGAGAGCTTTCATCAGCACTCACATCTCTTTCTTACTCGCTATTCCACTGTTCGCAAACGGAAGGACACTGGGGATGCTGCTGACGAATTTGACGGCCACGTCCAACAACGGGAAGATACCGAACTTCTTCCAGATCATCTTGCGAGCTGTGTTCGGATTTGGACCTGTCATTCTCACCAACGGACTGTGGTACTTCGTTTCTATAATCACCGGTTTGATCGATAAAAAGGGACGTGGGTGGGGAGAATTTGTCTCCTATACGACTGTGAAACGAAAGGATCAGAATTTTGATTAA
- a CDS encoding aldo/keto reductase — protein sequence MKKRSLGNTEIQVSEVGFGAWQLGNEKDWGKMTDDEAIHLVSEAMDAGCNFFDTAPNYGSGKSEELLGKAFKGKRDQVVISSKCGHASNGEQTFEPEKMISSVEESLRRLQTDYLDSLLLHNPPFSSIHGDSPQFEVLEKLKEQGKIRAYGASVDTGKEMYELLNQTDSQVIEVMFNIFHQEPAEAIKAADNQGVGVITKVPLDSGWLTGKYDATSRFSGIRSRWSVEEIERRGKLVEQVRHIVGNDRSMVQAALQFILSYTEVSTVIPGAKDVQQFNQNIAASESRLSKDIIRELKDLWAEEIKEFVLSW from the coding sequence ATGAAAAAACGAAGCTTAGGAAATACAGAAATCCAAGTGTCTGAGGTCGGATTTGGAGCATGGCAATTAGGTAATGAAAAAGACTGGGGAAAAATGACAGATGATGAAGCGATTCATCTCGTAAGTGAAGCTATGGATGCTGGCTGTAATTTCTTTGATACGGCCCCTAACTATGGATCCGGGAAAAGTGAAGAACTTCTTGGAAAAGCTTTTAAAGGAAAAAGGGATCAGGTGGTCATTAGCAGTAAATGCGGGCATGCTTCGAATGGGGAACAAACCTTCGAACCTGAAAAAATGATTTCTTCCGTAGAAGAAAGTTTGCGAAGGTTACAGACCGATTATCTTGATAGTCTTCTGCTTCATAACCCTCCCTTCTCATCGATTCATGGAGACAGTCCTCAGTTTGAAGTTCTGGAAAAACTAAAAGAACAAGGGAAGATTAGAGCATATGGAGCCTCGGTGGATACGGGGAAAGAGATGTACGAGCTATTAAATCAAACGGATAGTCAGGTCATTGAGGTAATGTTTAATATCTTTCATCAAGAGCCAGCTGAGGCGATCAAAGCTGCGGACAATCAAGGGGTTGGAGTGATTACCAAGGTTCCTCTCGATTCAGGCTGGCTGACAGGTAAGTATGATGCTACTAGTAGATTCAGCGGCATCAGAAGCCGGTGGAGTGTAGAAGAAATTGAAAGAAGAGGGAAATTAGTAGAACAAGTGCGTCATATTGTAGGAAATGATCGTTCTATGGTACAAGCAGCCCTGCAATTTATTCTTTCCTATACAGAAGTATCTACCGTTATCCCTGGTGCAAAAGATGTTCAGCAGTTCAACCAGAATATAGCTGCATCAGAAAGTAGATTATCAAAAGACATCATTAGAGAATTAAAAGATTTGTGGGCAGAGGAAATAAAAGAATTCGTGCTATCCTGGTAA
- a CDS encoding LacI family DNA-binding transcriptional regulator, whose amino-acid sequence MATIKDVARLAEVSTATVSRVLNGNGYVHLETKERVAKAIQQLNYRPNDVARSLYKGRSKMIALFVPDIMNPFFPELARAVEDMAKQHEYTFVLCNTDDDPEKEIAYIEALKQKSLDGIVVVSSTMSGAYMKDFDLPVIALDRILHKDLSSVTVNNKEGALQAVEYLKEIGCKRIAHIAGPEHVSNAKQRLNGYLDAVKQEDWFKYSYVEQGEYHFEEAKQATQRLLEKHPEIDGLFVANDLMGVGALKAAEALGIRVPEDLSIIAFDGITLGETTTPTLTTMAQPIYKIGARAAEMLIHQIEQIEQEKQDEEFKVTLVERDSTRNRREIHDNN is encoded by the coding sequence ATGGCCACAATCAAAGACGTCGCACGGTTAGCGGAAGTATCAACAGCGACCGTTTCTCGTGTGTTAAACGGAAATGGATATGTACATCTCGAAACAAAAGAACGGGTGGCTAAAGCCATACAGCAATTAAACTATCGCCCCAATGATGTCGCGCGCAGCTTGTACAAAGGACGTTCAAAAATGATCGCCTTATTTGTGCCTGACATTATGAACCCATTCTTCCCTGAGCTTGCAAGAGCGGTGGAAGATATGGCCAAGCAGCACGAATATACCTTTGTTTTATGTAATACAGACGATGATCCAGAAAAGGAAATCGCTTATATCGAAGCATTAAAACAGAAGTCCCTGGACGGCATTGTTGTCGTATCGAGTACGATGTCCGGTGCATACATGAAAGACTTTGACCTTCCCGTCATCGCTTTAGACCGTATCCTTCATAAGGACCTGTCTTCTGTGACCGTCAATAACAAGGAAGGGGCGCTTCAAGCGGTTGAGTACTTAAAGGAAATAGGCTGCAAGCGGATCGCTCATATTGCTGGCCCAGAACACGTCAGCAATGCGAAGCAGCGGTTGAACGGGTACTTGGATGCTGTGAAACAGGAAGACTGGTTCAAATACAGCTATGTAGAACAAGGGGAGTACCATTTTGAAGAGGCCAAACAAGCGACGCAGCGGCTCTTAGAAAAGCATCCTGAAATTGACGGGCTGTTCGTCGCCAATGACCTGATGGGTGTCGGCGCGTTAAAAGCCGCAGAAGCCCTCGGGATTCGAGTACCAGAGGATTTGTCGATCATCGCTTTTGACGGCATTACCTTAGGTGAAACGACAACACCAACGTTAACGACAATGGCTCAGCCGATTTACAAAATTGGCGCAAGAGCAGCGGAAATGCTGATTCACCAAATTGAACAAATCGAACAAGAGAAACAAGATGAAGAATTCAAAGTGACACTAGTGGAAAGAGACTCAACGCGGAACAGGAGGGAAATCCATGACA